The Myxococcales bacterium genomic sequence GGGGCCACAATTTAGGGGGATGTCAGTTACACCAATCGAGATCGCCCTGACGAGGAGGCGCTCTGGCGGGAGCAAGAGGCGGCGGCGTGGAGGGCAGGCTCATGGCGCCGAGGATTTTGGCAATGGTGGCTTGTTCCTTGACCAGAGCCATGAGGCGCAATTTGCCGTGGCAGCGGGAGCACATCACATCAATGCCGAATGTGCGGCGAAGCAGCTCGCTGCAAGCGATGTACTTGGACTTGCACGCCGGCTTCGGCGCAGGGGTGGCCTTAGACTCTTCGAGTGGCGCCTGGGGCTGCTCGGCGGGCGCCTGGGGCGAGGGCGCGATGAAGCGCCGTAAGGCACTGTGGGACGACAAGACGCCGAAGTAGAGCGTGACGTGTCGCCTGGGCGGGGGCACGATGGCGGCAAGGCGGGCGATGAGGGCCTGGGCCTCAAGCACGATGCTGCTTGTGCCATCAGAGCACGGGCGTTTGAAGTCGAGCTGCACTTTGTTGGCGGGCAGGATGTGCAATCGGTCGTTTGCCAGCGGGGGGCGCAGGATGTAGCGGCACAGATGCTCGCGGCCCTGTTTGTCGTTGCCGTGCACACACGTGGCTGCGTGCAGGTTAAAGCCCCAATGCTGCGCGCACAGGCGGCTTTTGGGTATCGGTTTATCGTTGGCGGATACGGACATGCGCAGCGGCGCGCGCCGCTGCGCTGGCCCCGCAGGTGGTAAGCCAGCGGCGGCGGCGGCAAGGAGCTGACCGTCACCTCGTCATCACCTGGGGCAGTGGCAAGCGCAATGAGGCCGCGCTTTGCCAAGAAGCGCACGATGCGCTGGGCAGCCTTGTTCACCACCGCCTCCACCTGCGCTTGCGAGGGTGGAGGCGCGCGGGCAAACACGGGTGGGCCCCCGTGCTTGTCGCGCATGTACACGCCATCGAGAAAGCTGCCGCCAGGGTACTCGGCGGGCCTCTGTCTTCTGCGCGACACCTGGCACACGAGCCGTTCGTGCCAGGTGGGCGTTGACTGCGATGGCGCGAGCAAGTGGGTGTTGTGCGAGAGGACCGCCGCATCCTACTCCTGCTCGTGTATTAACTCAGATGTCGGCGATTCACACGTGGTGCCACTACCGCAAGCGACCTTCAGCGGTGCACGCCTCGAACCCTGCATCGCGGCCTTCGAGGCCTGCCCGAACAAGTGAGTTGTACGAAGCGGGCCGTCGCAAGGCCGATGAATTCGATGATCGCGGCGCGAGTATCGGGACGTCGGGCTTTAAATACTCACGCGAGCAGCGGGGGCAAACACGGGTGGGCCGCCGTGTTTGTCGCGCACATGCATATACCGGCGAACGTGATCAATCAGATCGGGCATCGTGATCGGTCGGAGCGGAGCGACGATGGAAGTTGTTCTGGGGGCAAGGTTACTCGGTCGGGATCTCCTGGGTTGTCTTTCTGCGCGAAGGACCCTTTAGCACGATGCGGTGAGAGTTGTGAAGAAGGCGGTCGAGGATGGCATCTGCCATGGTTTGGTCATTCAGATGTTCGTACCAGCTGTTGGGCGGGAGCTGGCTGGTCATGATGGTGGACCGCTGGCCATAGCGGTCCTCAAGGACCTCGAGAAAGTCCCTGCGCTCCTGCTCACGTGCGGGTGCCAGTCCCCAGTCATCCACCACCAGGACATCTGCGCGCGCGAGCTTTGCAAGAAGGCGCACGTAGCTGCCGTCCGCTCGGGCGAGCGCCAGTTCGTCGAAGAGACGAGAGGCTCGACGGTAGATGGCGGAGAAGCCCTTGCGGCACGCCTGCTGGGCGAGCGCACAGGCAAGAAAGGTCTTTCCGGTTCCAGTCATTCCCGTGACGATCACGTTTTGGTGTTGCTGGATCCAAGCACAGGAAGCCAGCTGACGAACGGTGGCTTTGTCGATCTCTCGGCGTGGTGAGTAGTCGATGTCCTCGATGCAAGCTTGACTCAGGCGTAGCTTGGCTTCTTTCAGCAATCTCGAAAGCCGCTTGTTTTCTCGCGCGAGGCATTCCGCATCGACGAGCAATCCAAGCCTCTCGTCGAAGGACAGTCTGGCGATTTCTGTGTTCTTCTGCTGCTCTGTCCACGTCGTGGCAAAAGCGTCAAGACGTAGGCTGCGAAGCTTGTCGAGTGTCTGTTCCTTCAGCATGTGGTTCCTTCAGTTGTAGTAGTTGGGTCCGCGAATATTCGAATGTGCAGCAGGTGCTGCGCTTGACGAGTTTTCCTGCGAAGGCAAAGGCGAAGCATCCAAGCCGTTTTTCAAGATCGAATCGACATGGCGATAGGACCGCGCGCCCACGGCAACGGCCCGCGCGCATGCGGCCTCCAGCCTTGAGGCGCCGTAGCGCTTCTCCAGGCGCAGAATTCCAAGGCAGGATCGATAGCCCTGCTCCGGGTGGGGCCGATCGCCGAGGATTCGTTCCACCAGAAGGCGCGTCTGTGGTCCGATCGTTGCCGCCCAGTTCGCAATGCGCGAAGGAGACCACTGCATGTGTTTGCGGTGCGCAGCCGGCATATGCTCGGGCACGGTGGTGTGGCGCCCGCGCTGGAAGCTCCTTGCGTGCGAGGCGATGCGATGGCCGTCGCGAATAACCTCAACCGTGAAAGCCGACATCCGAGCCTCGACCTGTTCCCCCACATGCTGATGGGGAACCGAGTAATAGTGACCATCCACCTCGACGTGGTAATCGATGTTCACCTTGACGGCCTTCCACTCGCCGTAGGAGAACGGACGTTCGGGAAGCGGTCGGAGCATCGGTTTATCGAGCCGCTCGAACATCTCGCGCCGGCTGCGTTTGTATATCCGCATCTGCCGGTTGTTCAGGTCCTCAAGCAGTTCCCAAATGCGCTCATTCAACGATACGATCGAGAAGTGCTTCTCGTGGCGCAGACGCGCCAGGATCCACCGCTGTGCGACGCGCACGGCGGTCTCGACTTTGGCCTTGTCCTTGGGATGGTGTGGACGAGCAGGAATGACTGACGTTCCGTAATGTTCTGCCCACTCTTCGTAGGTCCGCTGGATGCCGGGTTCGTATCGGCAAGGGGCCGTGACGCCAGAGCGAAGCTGATCGCACACAACAACCTCGGTGGCACCGCCAAAGTATTGGACCGCGTGGCAGTGGCTCGAAATCCAATCGGGCCCCCGTTGTGTGGGCGTCGCCTCAGCGTACGTGTAGTTGGAAGCTCCGACAACCGCCACGAAGAGCTCAACGTCGATGCGCTCGCCCGTCTTCGGATCCCAAATGCAAGGCTTCTTTCCGGAGTAGTCAACGAACGTCTTCTCGCCGCCGCGGTGAACCTGCCGCATCGAGTAGCTACGCTGCTTGAGCCACGCACGATACATGTCGCAGAACCGCGTGTACCCGTAGCCATTGGGGTTGTCCTGGACATACTCGAGGTGCAGAAGCTCGAGCGTCACGCCAGGATAGCGCCGCTCGCGATGGATCCACGCACAGTCGGGGCGTGGCCTCTCTGCCTCAGCAGAGGACGGGTACAGCCGCCTTTCAAGCGCGCTTGCTGCCAGCGTGTCCACCTCCGCGAACTGTGTGAAGCCTGCTTCCTTGGCACGGCGAACGGTCTCGCCTACCGCCCCCGCGCTGATTCCGAGGCTGCGGGCGATATCGCGATGGCTCCGCCCAAGCAGCCATTTCTGTCGAAGGATTTCTCTGACTTGTCTCATTGGTAGTCGCTCCGTAGGCATCCCCGGCTTTTAGCCGGGGGGCAGCCCCTTCGAGCAACTCCATCGCCGCGA encodes the following:
- the istA gene encoding IS21 family transposase, which translates into the protein MPTERLPMRQVREILRQKWLLGRSHRDIARSLGISAGAVGETVRRAKEAGFTQFAEVDTLAASALERRLYPSSAEAERPRPDCAWIHRERRYPGVTLELLHLEYVQDNPNGYGYTRFCDMYRAWLKQRSYSMRQVHRGGEKTFVDYSGKKPCIWDPKTGERIDVELFVAVVGASNYTYAEATPTQRGPDWISSHCHAVQYFGGATEVVVCDQLRSGVTAPCRYEPGIQRTYEEWAEHYGTSVIPARPHHPKDKAKVETAVRVAQRWILARLRHEKHFSIVSLNERIWELLEDLNNRQMRIYKRSRREMFERLDKPMLRPLPERPFSYGEWKAVKVNIDYHVEVDGHYYSVPHQHVGEQVEARMSAFTVEVIRDGHRIASHARSFQRGRHTTVPEHMPAAHRKHMQWSPSRIANWAATIGPQTRLLVERILGDRPHPEQGYRSCLGILRLEKRYGASRLEAACARAVAVGARSYRHVDSILKNGLDASPLPSQENSSSAAPAAHSNIRGPNYYN
- the istB gene encoding IS21-like element helper ATPase IstB, giving the protein MLKEQTLDKLRSLRLDAFATTWTEQQKNTEIARLSFDERLGLLVDAECLARENKRLSRLLKEAKLRLSQACIEDIDYSPRREIDKATVRQLASCAWIQQHQNVIVTGMTGTGKTFLACALAQQACRKGFSAIYRRASRLFDELALARADGSYVRLLAKLARADVLVVDDWGLAPAREQERRDFLEVLEDRYGQRSTIMTSQLPPNSWYEHLNDQTMADAILDRLLHNSHRIVLKGPSRRKTTQEIPTE
- a CDS encoding transposase, whose translation is MSVSANDKPIPKSRLCAQHWGFNLHAATCVHGNDKQGREHLCRYILRPPLANDRLHILPANKVQLDFKRPCSDGTSSIVLEAQALIARLAAIVPPPRRHVTLYFGVLSSHSALRRFIAPSPQAPAEQPQAPLEESKATPAPKPACKSKYIACSELLRRTFGIDVMCSRCHGKLRLMALVKEQATIAKILGAMSLPSTPPPLAPARAPPRQGDLDWCN